The following is a genomic window from Streptomyces lincolnensis.
GGGTCTGGACCGGCTGGTCTCCGACATCCTCTCCGCGCATCTCGCGCAGATGAGCGTCCGGCAGAACGACGACATGCGGAAGATCTCCGCGTGGGCGGCCATGGCCGCGGTCCCCACGATGATCGCGGGGATCTACGGCATGAACTTCGACCACATGCCGGAGCTGCGCTGGGTGTGGTCGTACCCGGCCGTGATCGGGCTCATGGCCGCCCTGGAGGTGCTGCTCTACCGGCTGTTCAAGAGCCGCGGCTGGCTGTGAGGGGCCGGTAGGGCCTGGGATCTGAGGTCTGGGATCTCGCTCCGGCTCAGGCGAACTCGGGGGCGGAGGTCGCCGGGCCGCCGAGCGCGTTGCGCCGCTCGGGCATCTTCAGGGCGACCATGCGGCGCCAGCCGCCGAGCCGCTCGTAGAGGTACATGGCGTGGATACCCGCGAGCAGGACCGCCGACTTGGCCCTCGACCAGCCCAGGATGCGTCCCATGTGGCCCATCACCGCGAGGCTGACGTCCCGGTAGACGCGGATCTCGGCGAGCGCGCACGCGCGCAGTGTGCTCTGGATGAGCCGGCCGTGCCCGGCGGCGGCGAAGCGCAGCAACTCCTCGTGGGTGTACGCGAGGTGGTTGTCCTCGTCGTTGGAGATCATCCGGACCGCCTTGCCGACCTCGGGGTGGTCCGCGAAGAACTTCCGCAGCATCACCATCTGGTCGGCGGCCCGCTGTTCGGTCACCCGGCTGTGCGCCAGGTACGTGATGATGTCCCGCACCGTCAGCGGCTGGTCGGCCTTGAGCTTCTCGTGGGCCAGACCGATGCCGTGCCGCTCCAGGAGCACCGTGTAGTCGGTCTCGGGCGGGACGGGGACGGGTTCGACGCCGCGCTTCTTCATCAGCGCGTTGAAGATCCGCCCGTGCTTGTCCTCGTCCGCGCCGTGCCGGGTGATCTTGGGCGCCATGGCCCGCTCGCTCTCGGGTACGAGCGCCGCGATGCGCGCGTTCTCCCAGCCGCCCTGCGTCTCCCCGCTGGCCGCGATGGAGCAGAAGAGCTGGTACGACTCGTCGTTGTCGACAATCTCCTGGAACAGACTCTTGGCCGTCAGCATCGATGGCACCTCTCTGCGTTCCGCAGGGTTCCGTAAAGAACGAGTCAAGTGCGATGCGAGGGGCGCGGCAACAGCTGTGTCGGACAACTCCGCCAAAAGGAGGACGACCGAGGTCCCGACGGAGGCGTAACCGGACGCCCCCGGGCGCGTTGATCCACCTGACGGCCGTGGCGGGGAAGACCCCCGAGCCCCCACCACGGCCGCTGACACTTACCGGGCTCAGGCGAGGCCCGCGCGCTCCAGCGCCTCACTGCCGGCCCGCAGCGAGGCGAGCCGCTCCTCCAGCGTGAAGCCCGCGGGCGCCAGGCTCAGCGTGGTCACCCCGGCCGCCGCGTACTGCTTCATCCGGTCCGCGATGCGGTCCACGGAACCCAGCAGCGTCGTCTTGTCGATCAGATCGTGCGGTACGGCGGCCGCGGCGCCCTGCTTGTCGCCGGACAGGTACTTCTCCTGGACCTCGGCGGCGGCCTGCTCGTACCCCATGCGACGGGCGAGCTGGTTGTAGAAGTTCTGCTTGGCGCTGCCCATGCCGCCGACGTAGAGCGCGGTGTAGGGGCGGAAGGTGTCGGCGAGCGTGGCCACGTCCTTGTCGTCGCCCACGGCGAGCGGCAGCGTCGGGCAGACGTCGAAGCCGTCGAGGGTCTTGCCCGCCTTCTCGCGGCCGGCCCGCAGATACGTGATCGCGGTGTCCTCCAGGTGCTCGGCGGACGGGAAGATGAGCAGCGCCCCGTCGGCGATCTCCCCGGTCTGCTCCAGGTTCTTGGGGCCGATCGCGGCGATGTAGAGCGGGATGTGCTCGCGCTCCGGGTGCACGGTCAGCTTGATCGGCTTGCCGGGGCCGCCGGGCAGCGGCAGGGTCCAGTGCTCGCCCTCGAACGAGAGCCGCTCGCGGGTCATCGCCTTGCGGACGATCTCCACGTACTCGCGGGTGCGGGAGAGCGGCTTGTCGAACTTGACGCCGTACCAGCCCTCGGAGACCTGGGGTCCGGAGACGCCGAGGCCGAGGCGGAACCGGCCGCCGGAGAGCGAGTCGAGGGTGGCCGCGGTCATCGCGGTCATCGCCGGCTGGCGGGCCGGGATCTGGAAGATGGCCGAGCCCACGTCGATCCGCTCGGTCTGGGCGGCGACCCAGCTCAGTACGGTGGCCGCGTCGGAGCCGTAGGCCTCGGCGGCCCAGCAGACGGCGTATCCGAGCCGGTCGGCCTCCTGGGCGACGGCCAGATTGTCCGCGTCCATGCCGGCACCCCAATAGCCGAGGTTGATCCCGAGCTGCATGCCGCATTCCCCTTACCGATCAGTAACGTCCCTTGTCCGCAGACCTTAGCGCGGGCGGGCGGATCGGGGCAGGTCGCGGTCGGTGTTCGTGGGGCGCGCCGGGCCCGGCGCCAACTCCCGTGTTCCCAGGGAAACTGGTTGTCCACAGGCCCCCACACGGCAGGTTCTGGCCAGTAATCTCGGCGTTCATGGAGCAGAGGCATCTCGGCCGCACCGGCCTTCGTGTGTCCCGGATCGGGCTCGGCACCCTCACCTGGGGGCGGGACACCGACGAGCACGACGCCGCGGACCTCTTGAAGACGTTCTGGGAGGCGGGCGGGTCCCTCGTCGACACCGCGGACGTGTACGGCGACGGGGAGTCCGAGTATCTGCTCGGGCGCCTCATGGAAGGGCTCGTGCCGCGCCGGGACCTGGTCATCTCCACGAAGGCGGGCAGCGTTCCCGACCCCGACCGCCGCTTCGACGGCTCGCGCGGCCACCTGCTCTCCGCGCTCGACGCCTCGCTGTCCCGGCTCGGCACGGACTACGTCGACGTGTGGCACGTCCACGCCTACGACCCGGACACACCGTTGGAGGAGACCCTCCAGGCCCTGGACCTGGCCGTCAGCAGCGGGCGGGCCCGCTATGCCGGTGTCTCCAACTTCTGCGGCTGGCAGCTCGCCAAGGCGGCCACCTGGCAGCTCGCGGCGCCCGGTCTGCGGACGCGGCTGGCGAGCACGCAGATGGAGTACTCGCTGCTGCAACGGGGGGTGGAGCGGGAGGTGCTGCCGGCCGCCCTGGACGCGGGGATCGGGATGCTGCCCTCCTCGCCGCTCGGGCGCGGGGTGCTCACCGGCAAGTACCGCGACGCCACGCCGGCCGACTCGCGGGGCGCCTCGGACCATCTGGCGCCGTTCGTCGCGCCGTACCTCGACGACACGGCGAGCAGGATCGTGGACGCCGTCACCACGGCCGCGGACGGGCTCGCGGTGACGCCGCTCCAGGTCGCCCTCGCCTGGGTCCGGGACCGGCCGGGCGTGGCCGCGCCGGTGGTCGGCGCGCGCAACGCGCAGCAGCTCGCGGCGGCATTGTCAGTGGAGGCCCTTAGTCTTCCTGACGAGATCTGCCGGGCGCTCGACGACGTGTCGGCGCCCGTGCACCGCTATCCCGATCACGACTGGAGCACGCTGTGAGCACGGAGCCGGAGCCCGCCGGGGACGCCGAGGAGACCGAGTCGGGGACGCCGGACACCACGGACGCGACGGACGCCGTGGCGGAGGCCGGCAGCCCCGCCGCCGGCGAAGGCGCGAAGCAGTTGACGGAGGCGGAGGCCGAGCTCGCCGCCCAGCGGATCGAGCGCGAGCGGATCGAGAAGCGGAAGGCCGAGAAGAAGGCGGCGGTCGCCGCCGGGGCCAAGCTCAGCGGGAAGGCGGCCGATCTGCTCGCGGCCGTCCGGGCCGTGGAGAGCGGCGAGAAGCCCGCGGCCGCCGTCTTCCGCGAGCCGGAACCGCCGCGGCGCCCCGCTCCGGAGCCGGTGCGGCAGCCGCAGCCCGTGTCGGCACCGGCCGAGGCCGTCGGCGTGACCGCTGCCGCCGCGCCGGAGACCGTCGAAGCCGTGCGGCGGGTGCTGGCCGAGGGCGGTGCCCCGGAGTCCCTGGCGGCGCAGGCCGTCACGACTCTCGGCGAAGGGGCCGAGGAGCAACTGCGGGCGGATCCCTGGCAGTTGCTGCGCATCGGCGGAGTACGGCCCGAGCAGGCCGACGGTTTCGCGCGGGCGCTGCTCGGCGCGGAGTGCGGTCCCGAGGACGAGCGACGCGGCCGCGCGCTCATCGTCTGGCTGCTGGAGCAGGCGGCCGTCGCCGGGCACACCGCGCTGGAGATGTCGACACTCACCGCCGCGCTGACCCGGCAGAGCGTGCCGGATCCCGACGCGGCCGTCCAGGACGCCCTCGCGGAGGGCGAGGCCCTGGTGTTCCAGGACGCCCTG
Proteins encoded in this region:
- a CDS encoding LLM class F420-dependent oxidoreductase, with the translated sequence MQLGINLGYWGAGMDADNLAVAQEADRLGYAVCWAAEAYGSDAATVLSWVAAQTERIDVGSAIFQIPARQPAMTAMTAATLDSLSGGRFRLGLGVSGPQVSEGWYGVKFDKPLSRTREYVEIVRKAMTRERLSFEGEHWTLPLPGGPGKPIKLTVHPEREHIPLYIAAIGPKNLEQTGEIADGALLIFPSAEHLEDTAITYLRAGREKAGKTLDGFDVCPTLPLAVGDDKDVATLADTFRPYTALYVGGMGSAKQNFYNQLARRMGYEQAAAEVQEKYLSGDKQGAAAAVPHDLIDKTTLLGSVDRIADRMKQYAAAGVTTLSLAPAGFTLEERLASLRAGSEALERAGLA
- a CDS encoding aldo/keto reductase, with the protein product MEQRHLGRTGLRVSRIGLGTLTWGRDTDEHDAADLLKTFWEAGGSLVDTADVYGDGESEYLLGRLMEGLVPRRDLVISTKAGSVPDPDRRFDGSRGHLLSALDASLSRLGTDYVDVWHVHAYDPDTPLEETLQALDLAVSSGRARYAGVSNFCGWQLAKAATWQLAAPGLRTRLASTQMEYSLLQRGVEREVLPAALDAGIGMLPSSPLGRGVLTGKYRDATPADSRGASDHLAPFVAPYLDDTASRIVDAVTTAADGLAVTPLQVALAWVRDRPGVAAPVVGARNAQQLAAALSVEALSLPDEICRALDDVSAPVHRYPDHDWSTL